The nucleotide window ATCCTCACCGCCTTCAGCCAGCGCAACCTGATCGAGGACGCCCGGGACGCCGGCGCCCTGGCCTACCTGGTGAAGCCCTTCCAGAAGGGTGAGCTGGTCCCCGCCCTGGAGGTGGCGCTGGCGCGCCACTCCGAGATCCGGGCCCTGGAGGACGAGAACCGCTCACTGGCCGAGCAGCTCGAGACCCGGCGCGTCCTCGACCGGGCCAAAGGCAAGCTCATGGACGAGTTCGGGATGAAGGAGAACGACGCCTTCACCTTCATCCGCAGCTCCGCCATGCGCCAGCGCGTCAACCTGCGGGAGGCCGCCCAGCAGGTCCTGGACGGCACTCTCGTGCCGGACCAGACTTGAACAAGCTCCTCCTCCTGGACGGCAACTCGCTGGCCTATCGGGCGTTCTTCGCCCTTCCGACCGACATGGCCACGGCTTCGGGGCAGGTCACCAACGCCGTGTTCGGCTTCACGTCGATGCTGATCAACCTGCTGCGGGATCACCGGCCCGACGGCATCGCGGTGGCCTTCGACCGGCCCGAG belongs to Acidimicrobiales bacterium and includes:
- a CDS encoding response regulator; translation: MGVRVVIAEDEAIIRLDLKEILEEEGYEVVGETGRGDEAVELVRRHKPDLVILDIKMPGKDGLEAAREITADRSAAVLILTAFSQRNLIEDARDAGALAYLVKPFQKGELVPALEVALARHSEIRALEDENRSLAEQLETRRVLDRAKGKLMDEFGMKENDAFTFIRSSAMRQRVNLREAAQQVLDGTLVPDQT